The following proteins are encoded in a genomic region of Sorangiineae bacterium MSr12523:
- the cml gene encoding CmlA/FloR family chloramphenicol efflux MFS transporter: protein MSRSPSSVFHRSLFAALLLMSPFDLLASMGMDVYLPVVPEMPRILGTTPSIVQLTLSMYMILLGAGQLVFGPISDAIGRRPVLLGGAAMFAVASFLLAGAASAYAFVGLRVLQGAGAAAALVATFATVRDVYAERPEGTVIYALFGAMLSFVPALGPVLGAVMAEHLGWRSIFVLLGVLATAAALHALAKWHETKPMQPREARPHMAFGAILRDRHFWTYSLGFSAAMGSFFVFFSTAPRILIERASFSQLAFSLAFATVALVLIATTRFAKCFVGRWGHAGSLRRGMGMLLLGAALLIVGHLAGPPSFWTFVTPMWVIAVGIVLACSVTANGALQAFGHAAGTATALYYCVESLLVGLVGTAAIVLLPGDTAWPLVAYASLMGALTMFFLGSLSRHDRARLPEQSKTIEDVREPSASR, encoded by the coding sequence ATGTCTCGTTCTCCATCTTCCGTATTCCATCGTTCGCTGTTTGCAGCGTTGTTGCTCATGTCTCCCTTCGACCTTTTGGCGTCGATGGGGATGGACGTCTATTTGCCCGTCGTGCCGGAGATGCCGCGCATCCTCGGCACCACACCGTCGATCGTGCAGCTCACGTTGAGCATGTACATGATCCTTCTCGGCGCCGGGCAGCTCGTGTTCGGGCCCATTTCGGATGCCATCGGCCGGCGGCCCGTGCTCCTTGGCGGCGCGGCGATGTTTGCGGTGGCGTCGTTTCTCCTTGCCGGTGCGGCGTCGGCGTACGCCTTCGTCGGGCTTCGCGTGCTTCAAGGGGCGGGTGCAGCGGCGGCGCTGGTCGCGACCTTTGCCACGGTGCGCGATGTCTATGCCGAGCGTCCCGAGGGCACCGTCATCTATGCGCTCTTCGGTGCGATGCTCTCGTTCGTGCCGGCCCTCGGCCCGGTCCTCGGCGCGGTCATGGCCGAGCATCTCGGTTGGCGCAGCATCTTCGTCTTGCTCGGCGTCCTCGCCACCGCCGCCGCGCTGCATGCGTTGGCCAAGTGGCACGAGACGAAGCCGATGCAGCCGCGCGAGGCGCGGCCGCACATGGCCTTTGGCGCCATTCTCCGCGATCGGCATTTCTGGACGTACAGCCTCGGCTTCAGTGCGGCCATGGGTTCGTTCTTCGTCTTCTTCTCCACCGCACCGCGCATCCTCATCGAACGGGCCAGCTTTTCGCAGCTCGCCTTCAGCCTCGCCTTCGCGACCGTCGCCTTGGTGCTGATCGCGACCACCCGCTTCGCGAAATGCTTCGTCGGCCGGTGGGGCCATGCGGGCAGCCTCCGTCGCGGCATGGGGATGCTCCTTCTCGGCGCCGCCCTCCTCATCGTCGGTCACCTCGCGGGCCCGCCGTCGTTCTGGACCTTCGTTACCCCGATGTGGGTCATCGCCGTCGGAATCGTGCTCGCATGCTCAGTGACCGCAAACGGTGCGCTGCAGGCCTTCGGGCATGCCGCGGGAACGGCCACGGCCCTCTACTACTGTGTGGAAAGTCTGCTCGTGGGCCTCGTCGGAACGGCGGCCATCGTCCTCCTTCCCGGCGACACCGCCTGGCCACTCGTGGCCTACGCCTCCTTAATGGGCGCGCTCACGATGTTTTTTCTAGGCAGCCTGAGCAGGCATGATCGGGCACGCCTACCGGAACAATCGAAGACGATCGAGGACGTCCGAGAGCCTTCTGCGTCACGTTGA
- a CDS encoding sodium-translocating pyrophosphatase, producing MLDALSYQSIGTGAVALIVARAFYVKVKKAPEGNEAMARIARYVREGAMAFLAREYKVLAVYAAVVFALLSATLGLLAGGAFITGAFLSLVAGFFGMKAATYANVRTAEAARAHGKPTALVTALDGGAVMGLCVAGLGLLGLGGIYALFRNDDHLATIVHSFAAGASSIALFARIGGGIYTKAADVGADIVGKVEANIPEDDPRNPGVIADNVGDNVGDIAGMGADIYESYVAAVVAAVALGLTLPIDTLSKLAPQVTDEKNLRAMAVSLPLLLATIGLGMSVVGIFITRMLKNLPPARVLRLALILPPFLVVAVAAIILPMGGFSAGAVITLAAGAAGGAIVGLVTDYYTSMGPIHKVAQSSLTGPGTNVIRGLAVGLESCAIPLVTLCAVGWISNAQLGLYGIALAAVGMLAGTAIVMTVDAYGPIADNGGGISEMAGLGKDVRAITDELDAVGNTTAAVGKGFAIGSAVLTVVALFAAFNMEVNAVRRAKGGADLVLFLTDAKVLMGILFGAMLPCLVGAMTMTAVGRAAGAIVEEIRRQFREIPGLLEGKAGVDPQPKVIVDIATSAAIREMIAPGAIAVLAPVIVGFIAGPEVLAGMLAGALAVGAVLSLLMANGGGAWDNAKKHIEKGGLDGHAKGSDAHKAAVVGDTVGDPFKDTSGPGISILIKVMGVVSLLIAPLIA from the coding sequence GTGTTGGATGCTTTATCGTATCAGTCGATAGGAACGGGCGCCGTCGCGCTCATCGTCGCTCGCGCGTTTTATGTAAAGGTCAAGAAAGCGCCGGAAGGTAACGAGGCGATGGCGCGCATTGCGCGCTACGTCCGTGAAGGCGCCATGGCCTTCCTGGCACGCGAATACAAGGTGCTCGCGGTTTATGCCGCGGTCGTTTTCGCGCTCCTTTCGGCCACGCTGGGCCTTTTGGCCGGCGGCGCCTTCATCACCGGTGCGTTTCTGTCCCTCGTGGCCGGCTTCTTCGGCATGAAGGCAGCCACCTACGCCAACGTTCGCACGGCCGAAGCTGCCCGCGCGCACGGCAAGCCCACGGCACTCGTGACCGCCCTCGATGGCGGTGCGGTCATGGGTCTCTGCGTCGCCGGCCTCGGCCTTCTGGGCCTCGGCGGCATCTACGCCCTCTTCCGCAACGACGACCACCTGGCCACGATCGTCCACTCCTTCGCGGCTGGCGCCAGCTCCATCGCGCTCTTCGCGCGCATCGGCGGCGGCATCTACACGAAGGCGGCCGACGTCGGCGCCGACATCGTGGGCAAGGTCGAAGCGAACATTCCCGAGGACGACCCCCGCAACCCGGGCGTCATCGCGGACAACGTGGGCGACAACGTCGGTGACATCGCCGGCATGGGCGCCGACATCTACGAGAGCTATGTCGCGGCCGTCGTCGCCGCGGTGGCCCTGGGCCTCACATTGCCCATCGACACGTTGTCCAAGCTCGCACCGCAGGTGACGGACGAGAAGAACCTGCGCGCCATGGCGGTGTCGTTGCCGCTGCTGCTCGCGACCATCGGTCTCGGCATGTCGGTCGTGGGCATCTTCATCACGCGCATGCTGAAGAACCTGCCCCCGGCACGCGTTCTGCGCCTCGCGCTCATTCTTCCGCCCTTCCTCGTCGTGGCGGTGGCGGCCATCATTCTTCCGATGGGAGGCTTCAGCGCCGGCGCGGTCATCACGCTCGCCGCGGGCGCCGCCGGTGGGGCCATCGTGGGCCTGGTCACCGACTACTACACGTCGATGGGCCCGATTCACAAGGTCGCCCAGAGCTCCCTCACGGGCCCGGGCACCAACGTGATCCGCGGCCTCGCCGTCGGTCTCGAAAGCTGCGCCATCCCGCTCGTCACGCTCTGCGCGGTGGGCTGGATCTCCAATGCGCAGCTCGGCCTCTACGGCATCGCGCTCGCCGCCGTCGGCATGCTCGCCGGCACGGCCATCGTCATGACCGTCGACGCTTACGGCCCCATCGCCGACAACGGCGGCGGCATCTCCGAGATGGCCGGCCTCGGCAAAGACGTGCGCGCCATCACCGACGAACTCGACGCGGTGGGCAACACGACGGCGGCCGTCGGCAAGGGCTTCGCCATCGGTTCGGCGGTGCTCACGGTCGTCGCGCTCTTCGCGGCCTTCAACATGGAGGTCAACGCGGTTCGTCGGGCCAAGGGCGGCGCGGATCTCGTGCTGTTCCTGACCGACGCCAAGGTGCTCATGGGCATCCTCTTCGGCGCCATGCTCCCGTGCCTCGTCGGCGCGATGACCATGACCGCCGTCGGTCGCGCCGCCGGCGCCATCGTCGAGGAAATCCGCCGTCAGTTCCGCGAGATTCCGGGCTTGCTCGAGGGCAAGGCCGGCGTCGACCCGCAGCCCAAGGTCATCGTGGACATCGCGACGTCGGCCGCCATCCGCGAGATGATCGCCCCCGGCGCCATCGCGGTACTCGCGCCGGTCATCGTCGGCTTCATCGCCGGTCCCGAGGTTCTCGCCGGCATGCTGGCGGGCGCCCTCGCCGTCGGCGCCGTTCTGTCGCTGCTCATGGCCAACGGCGGCGGCGCTTGGGACAACGCGAAGAAGCACATCGAGAAGGGCGGCCTCGACGGCCACGCCAAGGGTTCGGATGCGCACAAGGCCGCCGTCGTCGGCGACACCGTGGGCGATCCATTCAAGGACACCTCGGGCCCGGGCATCTCGATCCTCATCAAGGTCATGGGCGTCGTTTCGCTGCTCATCGCGCCGCTCATCGCGTGA
- a CDS encoding alpha/beta hydrolase — MSDFHSVVSRDGSIIGYEKIGHGPPMVLVHGGTADRRRWLPAVPQLAQRFTLHIVDRRGRGLSEKEQGPYDIAREGEDVAAVVEAAGRDVYLVGHSYGALCSLEAALRTNAIGRLLIYEPPAATPGHGVTPAPVLERLRAAAGRGDRPLVLETFFREVIHSTPEDIAQMVPTPMWQARLAAALTIVRELEQVERWDISPRLGAIRIPVRLLLGTESSAYYEPAARAIAKEISQADILPLHGQGHMAIDRDTEQFVRAVFAFSAGGPSV; from the coding sequence ATGTCGGACTTTCACTCGGTCGTGTCACGCGACGGCAGCATCATCGGTTACGAGAAGATCGGCCACGGGCCTCCGATGGTCCTCGTTCACGGCGGCACCGCCGATCGACGGCGCTGGTTGCCCGCCGTTCCGCAGCTTGCCCAGCGGTTCACGCTGCACATCGTCGATCGACGCGGCCGAGGTCTGAGCGAGAAAGAGCAAGGGCCGTACGACATCGCACGCGAAGGTGAGGACGTAGCCGCCGTCGTCGAGGCCGCCGGCCGCGATGTGTATTTGGTGGGGCACTCGTACGGTGCGCTGTGTTCGCTGGAGGCAGCCTTGCGCACCAACGCCATTGGGCGGCTGCTAATTTACGAGCCGCCCGCCGCGACGCCCGGCCACGGCGTCACCCCGGCGCCCGTGCTCGAACGACTGCGCGCCGCCGCCGGGCGCGGTGATCGTCCATTGGTGCTGGAGACCTTTTTCCGCGAGGTCATCCACTCGACGCCCGAGGACATCGCCCAAATGGTTCCCACGCCGATGTGGCAAGCGCGCCTGGCGGCGGCCCTCACGATTGTGCGCGAGCTCGAGCAAGTCGAGCGATGGGATATTTCGCCGCGGCTCGGCGCCATTCGCATCCCGGTTCGTCTGCTCCTCGGAACGGAGAGCTCCGCGTATTACGAGCCCGCGGCGAGGGCCATCGCCAAGGAGATTTCGCAAGCGGACATCCTGCCGCTTCACGGTCAGGGCCACATGGCCATCGATCGCGACACGGAGCAATTCGTGCGCGCCGTCTTCGCGTTCAGTGCGGGCGGGCCCTCGGTGTAG
- a CDS encoding fumarylacetoacetate hydrolase family protein has protein sequence MPNTDPGALAREFLAAYESNAVVPSTPSARDDAFDLRAAYATEADFFRARLAAGRKSTGLKVGYANKAVWRALKLETLVWAHMYDDTVHFTDASSTSLRLPYYRSPKIEPEIVIKLREPVPTGVEAAADVLDKVEWLALGFEIIDCPFPDWNFKPADFVAAFGLHLALVVGPPLRVEAGNIPALAESLASFKLTLSKGEQLVEKGAGRNSLRSPALCVAELASALSRADHKPLVAGDLISTGTLTTGQAIAKGDVWRADVEGLALPSLSLRFE, from the coding sequence ATGCCCAATACCGATCCGGGCGCGCTTGCGCGCGAGTTCTTGGCGGCGTACGAATCGAACGCCGTCGTTCCATCGACCCCCTCGGCGCGGGACGACGCGTTCGATCTGCGCGCCGCCTACGCGACGGAGGCCGACTTCTTCCGCGCGCGCCTCGCCGCGGGGCGGAAGAGCACAGGCCTCAAAGTTGGATACGCCAACAAGGCCGTGTGGCGTGCCTTGAAGCTCGAAACACTGGTCTGGGCACATATGTACGACGATACGGTGCACTTTACCGACGCCTCGAGCACCTCGCTGAGGTTACCGTATTATCGCTCTCCGAAAATCGAACCGGAGATTGTCATCAAATTACGAGAACCGGTGCCGACGGGCGTCGAGGCGGCCGCAGACGTGCTCGATAAAGTCGAATGGCTCGCACTCGGATTCGAAATCATCGATTGCCCATTTCCAGATTGGAACTTCAAGCCGGCGGATTTCGTCGCCGCCTTCGGTCTGCATCTCGCGCTGGTCGTCGGCCCGCCCCTTCGCGTGGAGGCCGGCAACATTCCCGCATTGGCCGAGTCGTTGGCGTCGTTCAAATTGACCCTCTCGAAGGGCGAGCAGCTCGTCGAAAAAGGGGCGGGGAGGAACTCTCTTCGCAGCCCCGCGCTCTGCGTCGCCGAACTCGCATCGGCCTTGTCGCGTGCCGATCACAAACCCCTCGTGGCGGGAGATCTCATCAGCACCGGCACATTGACCACGGGCCAAGCCATCGCCAAGGGCGACGTCTGGCGTGCCGACGTCGAAGGCCTCGCGCTGCCCAGCTTGAGCTTGCGATTCGAGTAA